In Hevea brasiliensis isolate MT/VB/25A 57/8 chromosome 13, ASM3005281v1, whole genome shotgun sequence, a single genomic region encodes these proteins:
- the LOC131172064 gene encoding putative inactive cadmium/zinc-transporting ATPase HMA3 — protein sequence MAVQDKSETANSSSKKKFQKSYFDVLGLCCSSEVTLIENILNSLDGVKEFSVFVPTKTVVVVHDDLLISQLQIVKALNQARLEANVRVNGNASYQKKWPSPFAMASGVLLLVSLLKFVYYPLHWVALGAVAIGIPPIFLKAIASIRNFRLGTDILALIAVAGTIALNDYIEAATVVFLFTIAQWLESRASHKANATMSSLMRLAPQKAVIAETGEEVNVDDVKLSTILAVKAGEIIPIDGIVVDGNCEVDEKTLTGESFPVPKQQDSTVWAGTINLNGYISVKTIALAEDCAVAKMTKLVEEAQNSKSKTQRFIDKIAQYYTPVVIIISISFAVVPLALRVHNRNHWFHLALVVLVSACPCGLILSTPVATFCALTKAATSGVVIKGGDYLETLAKIKIMAFDKTGTITRGEFLVADFQSLCEDVSIDTLLYWVSSIESKSSHPMAAALVDYGRSLSIEPNPENVMDFQNFPGEGIQGKIDGKEIYIGNRKIALRAGCGTVPMPEDGDMKRGKTIGYVYFGATPAGIFSLSDACRTGVAEAIAELKSYGIKTAMLTGDSQAAAMHAQEQLEHAIEAVHAELLPEDKARILETFKKEGPTAMIGDGLNDAPALATADIGISMGISGSALATETGHVILMSNDIRKVPKAIQLARKSHRKVIENVILSISIKSAILALAFAGHPLVWAAVLADVGTCLLVIFNSMLLLRETHKRGEKCRKISAAENIEKCDNRDSCHYYEPCCSNQKVAKMCKPQDLQICASMCESNDANKKLSCGNNKCLDSAEGLQNEMKDCGNGSCSVVDLEENNPHKHACSSSHNLSTSVRQRCKSSAKMQGKYIGGDGSQKGKHSHHWLCDQVTQQCTSNHSNHSTEIEEGINNGHCYSNHCQDYLENTVESSFNHGPQNLNPVIMNCCSHKNLRCSSNDIHACMSLENKENGRCCESYMKGYCGNHGQFATGVGGGMLEIVTT from the exons atggctgTCCAGGACAAAAGCGAGACAGCTAACAGCAGCAGCAAGAAAAAGTTTCAGAAAAGCTACTTCGATGTGTTAGGGCTTTGCTGCTCTTCAGAAGTTACTTTGATTGAGAATATCCTCAATTCTCTTGATGGTGTTAAGGAGTTCTCAGTCTTTGTCCCAACAAAAACAGTGGTGGTTGTCCATGATGATCTCCTTATTTCTCAGCTTCAAATTG TTAAGGCCCTGAACCAAGCAAGGTTAGAAGCAAATGTTAGAGTGAATGGAAACGCAAGTTACCAGAAGAAATGGCCAAGCCCATTTGCTATGGCTAGTGGTGTATTGCTTTTGGTGTCTTTGTTGAAGTTTGTGTATTATCCTCTTCACTGGGTGGCCCTGGGAGCTGTGGCCATTGGAATCCCACCAATCTTCTTGAAAGCCATTGCTTCCATCAGGAATTTTAGGCTTGGTACAGACATTCTGGCTCTCATTGCAG TGGCGGGGACAATCGCTCTCAATGATTATATTGAAGCAGCAACCGTTGTCTTCCTGTTTACCATTGCACAATGGCTTGAGTCAAGGGCAAGCCACAAG GCTAATGCGACGATGTCATCATTGATGAGATTAGCTCCACAGAAAGCAGTCATAGCTGAAACTGGTGAAGAAGTGAATGTTGATGACGTAAAATTAAGCACTATTCTCGCAGTTAAGGCTGGAGAGATTATACCCATCGATGGAATAGTTGTAGATGGCAATTGCGAAGTAGATGAGAAGACCTTAACCGGAGAATCATTCCCAGTTCCCAAACAACAGGATTCTACTGTATGGGCTGGCACTATCAACCTTAATG GTTACATCAGTGTTAAAACTATTGCTCTAGCTGAAGATTGTGCGGTAGCTAAAATGACAAAGCTTGTGGAAGAAGCTCAAAACAGCAAGTCTAAAACTCAAAGATTCATTGACAAAATTGCTCAATATTATACTCCAG TGGTCATAATCATATCAATTAGCTTTGCAGTTGTTCCCCTGGCATTAAGAGTTCATAACCGTAATCACTGGTTTCACTTGGCATTGGTGGTCTTAGTAAGTGCATGCCCATGTGGTCTTATCCTCTCCACACCTGTTGCAACTTTCTGTGCACTTACGAAGGCTGCAACATCTGGTGTTGTGATCAAAGGCGGAGACTATCTCGAAACACTTGCCAAGATCAAGATAATGGCTTTTGACAAGACTGGAACTATCACAAGAGGTGAATTCCTTGTCGCGGATTTTCAATCTCTCTGTGAAGATGTGAGCATTGATACATTGCTTTATTG GGTATCAAGCATTGAGAGCAAGTCAAGTCATCCTATGGCAGCTGCCCTTGTCGACTATGGAAGGAGTCTTTCGATAGAGCCAAACCCTGAGAATGTGATGGATTTTCAGAATTTTCCTGGCGAAGGCATCCAAGGAAAGATTGATGGGAAAGAAATTTACATTGGAAATAGAAAGATTGCCCTCAGAGCGGGATGTGGAACGG TTCCAATGCCAGAAGATGGGGATATGAAGAGAGGGAAAACCATTGGATATGTGTACTTTGGAGCAACTCCCGCAGGAATTTTCAGCCTCTCTGATGCCTGTAGGACTGGTGTTGCAGAGGCGATCGCAGAGCTAAAGTCATATGGAATTAAAACTGCTATGCTAACAGGAGATAGTCAAGCAGCAGCAATGCACGCTCAAGAACAG CTAGAACATGCAATTGAAGCAGTCCATGCAGAACTCCTACCTGAAGACAAGGCTAGGATTTTGGAAACATTTAAGAAGGAAGGACCAACAGCAATGATTGGAGATGGACTAAATGATGCCCCTGCATTGGCTACAGCTGATATTGGTATCTCAATGGGAATTTCAGGTTCAGCACTTGCAACTGAGACAGGACATGTCATTCTTATGTCCAATGACATCAGAAAAGTACCCAAAGCGATCCAGCTTGCAAGAAAGTCTCATAGGAAAGTAATTGAGAATGTCATTCTCTCAATATCTATCAAGTCTGCGATCCTTGCCTTGGCTTTTGCTGGTCACCCTCTTGTTTGGGCTGCTGTCCTTGCCGATGTCGGCACCTGTCTGCTAGTGATCTTTAACAGCATGTTGCTTTTACGGGAAACCCACAAGCGTGGAGAAAAATGCCGCAAAATATCAGCTGCAGAAAATATTGAGAAATGTGATAATAGAGATTCATGTCATTATTACGAGCCTTGCTGCTCTAACCAAAAGGTTGCAAAAATGTGTAAACCTCAAGACTTGCAAATCTGTGCTTCAATGTGTGAGTCGAATGATGCAAATAAGAAATTATCATGTGGGAATAATAAGTGCTTAGACTCAGCTGAAGGGCTGCAGAATGAAATGAAGGATTGTGGTAATGGAAGTTGCAGCGTAGTCGACTTAGAGGAGAACAATCCACACAAACATGCTTGTTCAAGCTCTCACAATTTGAGCACGAGTGTGAGACAGAGATGCAAAAGTTCAGCAAAAATGCAAGGCAAGTATATAGGAGGCGATGGATCGCAGAAGGGAAAGCACTCTCACCATTGGCTTTGTGATCAAGTAACTCAACAATGTACCTCTAACCATTCAAACCATTCTACTGAGATAGAAGAAGGAATCAACAATGGTCATTGCTACTCCAACCACTGTCAAGATTATTTAGAAAACACTGTTGAATCGAGCTTCAATCATGGGCCTCAAAATCTCAATCCCGTCATCATGAATTGTTGCAGCCACAAGAACCTTCGTTGCTCTAGCAATGACATTCATGCTTGTATGAGCTTGGAGAATAAGGAAAATGGGCGTTGTTGCGAGAGTTACATGAAGGGGTATTGTGGTAACCATGGACAATTTGCAACTGGGGTTGGTGGAGGAATGCTAGAAATCGTCACtacatag